One Dictyoglomus turgidum DSM 6724 DNA window includes the following coding sequences:
- a CDS encoding alkaline phosphatase family protein, which yields MKKILYVVLDGLGGTSDPKLNGKTELEVAKTPNMDRLAQKAKLGLMYPIGPNIAPESDAAVLSILGYDVDKYYTGRGPLEAHGADIEVRDGDLAWRANFATVDEETLKILDRRAGRNLSTEEAKALAEEVNQKVKLEDAEFIFKATVGHRGVLVIRSKKGKLSANVENIDPGYKRHGPYSIAISNPPSEVQKCIPLDDSEEAKEAAKLTNEFVIKAFEVLKNSEINKKRKAEGKKPANIILLRDAGDSLPKVPTLQELYGLTFGSIVEMPVERGIALLTGMKEVPIEDATNYKLWADKVIYALEHYDGVYAHLKGPDVPGHDGDYDKKIKSIEDIDSIFFESLLPKLDFSKVVIAVTADHATPCMLKSHSEDPVPLMIITNGITPDGLTYFGESACSKGSIGKIKGTELLPLLVKIAKE from the coding sequence ATGAAGAAAATTTTATACGTGGTGCTTGACGGCTTAGGAGGAACTTCTGATCCGAAGCTCAATGGTAAAACCGAATTAGAAGTCGCAAAAACTCCTAACATGGACCGTTTAGCCCAAAAAGCAAAACTCGGTCTCATGTATCCTATAGGTCCCAATATTGCTCCTGAGTCTGACGCAGCAGTTTTAAGCATTCTTGGTTATGATGTGGATAAATATTACACTGGAAGAGGTCCCTTAGAAGCCCATGGAGCAGATATTGAAGTTAGAGATGGAGATCTTGCTTGGAGGGCCAATTTTGCAACAGTAGACGAAGAAACCTTAAAGATCCTTGATCGAAGAGCAGGAAGAAATTTATCTACAGAAGAGGCAAAAGCCCTTGCAGAGGAGGTAAATCAAAAAGTAAAGCTGGAAGATGCAGAATTTATCTTTAAAGCCACCGTAGGACATAGAGGAGTTCTGGTTATAAGGAGCAAAAAAGGAAAACTTTCTGCCAATGTGGAAAATATAGATCCCGGGTATAAGAGACATGGACCTTATAGTATTGCCATTTCCAATCCTCCATCAGAAGTACAAAAATGTATCCCCCTTGATGATTCTGAAGAAGCAAAAGAGGCTGCAAAACTTACCAATGAGTTCGTAATTAAAGCCTTTGAAGTACTAAAAAATTCTGAAATTAACAAAAAGAGAAAGGCAGAGGGTAAAAAACCTGCAAATATAATTCTATTAAGAGATGCAGGAGATTCTCTTCCTAAGGTCCCAACTCTACAAGAGCTTTATGGGCTTACCTTTGGAAGTATTGTAGAGATGCCTGTAGAAAGAGGAATTGCACTCCTTACTGGAATGAAAGAAGTACCTATAGAAGACGCTACCAATTACAAGCTTTGGGCAGATAAGGTAATCTATGCTTTAGAGCACTATGATGGAGTATATGCCCATTTAAAAGGTCCTGATGTACCTGGACATGATGGGGATTATGATAAAAAGATCAAAAGTATAGAAGATATTGATTCTATTTTCTTTGAAAGTCTCTTACCTAAGCTTGACTTTTCAAAAGTGGTTATAGCTGTAACTGCAGATCATGCTACCCCTTGTATGTTAAAGTCCCACTCCGAAGATCCAGTACCACTAATGATTATTACCAATGGAATTACTCCTGATGGTCTTACCTACTTTGGAGAAAGTGCTTGTAGTAAAGGTAGCATTGGGAAAATTAAAGGAACAGAACTTTTGCCTCTTCTTGTAAAAATAGCAAAAGAATAG
- a CDS encoding ABC transporter permease: MSTFVFIYKSLNVPDFAYAFVILGGAMIAYWLNILWSMASQLYWERMTGNLPIFFIAPCSINSILIGMALGGMVAASVRAISILILGILIFKIPVDFSNLSSALFIFSITLIALYGLGMMLSSVFLLSGREAWHLASLLQEPIYLFSGFFFPVKVFPFIISFLSSLLPTTLGLDALRQTLILGSKPFAFLTVELETVILLFLSGIYIGGSFYLAKRIETIARREGRLIVRWQ, from the coding sequence GTGAGCACCTTTGTATTTATATATAAATCTCTTAATGTGCCTGATTTTGCTTATGCCTTTGTTATTCTTGGTGGAGCCATGATTGCTTATTGGCTTAATATTTTGTGGTCTATGGCATCTCAACTTTATTGGGAAAGGATGACAGGAAATCTTCCTATCTTTTTTATTGCACCTTGTTCCATAAATAGTATCCTTATAGGCATGGCCCTTGGCGGTATGGTAGCCGCTTCAGTAAGAGCTATTTCTATTCTCATCCTTGGTATTTTGATTTTTAAAATTCCTGTAGATTTTAGTAATCTTTCTTCAGCTCTTTTTATCTTTTCAATAACATTGATAGCTCTTTATGGTCTTGGTATGATGCTTTCTAGTGTTTTTCTTCTTTCGGGAAGAGAGGCTTGGCATCTTGCAAGTCTTCTCCAAGAGCCTATCTATCTTTTTTCTGGGTTTTTCTTTCCTGTAAAAGTTTTTCCTTTTATTATATCCTTTTTATCTTCTTTGCTTCCCACCACTTTAGGACTTGATGCTTTAAGACAAACTTTGATTTTAGGAAGTAAACCTTTTGCTTTTTTAACAGTGGAGTTAGAAACAGTTATACTTCTTTTCTTATCTGGCATTTACATAGGAGGTTCCTTTTACCTTGCTAAAAGAATTGAGACCATAGCGAGAAGAGAGGGAAGATTAATCGTAAGATGGCAATAG
- a CDS encoding ABC transporter ATP-binding protein gives MTTFNNISQTIDLSRSFFNKREKKIIEALKDVNLQITKGQILGILGRNGAGKTTLIRILTTLLLPTSGKAFVLGFDVEKEFNKIRSKINLVSGGENPGYGILTVRENLFFFSQLYGLNLREAKRKIDFYIKEFGLKERAESLLNTLSTGEKQRLQLMRGLINDPEVLFLDEPTVGLDVESARFIRNYVKEWVKEGNRTVILTTHYLSEVEELCKYIAIIDKGKILALDTPMGLKAMVQEDIVYEIEVSYSGDLDLNEIRGVRLIEKRFLDGKIYIKFSLREENLISNVLSYINEKGEKILFLRRKEPSLEEAFIKIVGRRTSKGIFSGSLLMSFFPFLE, from the coding sequence ATTACAACTTTTAATAATATATCACAAACTATTGATCTTTCAAGAAGCTTTTTTAATAAGAGAGAGAAAAAGATAATAGAAGCTTTAAAGGATGTAAACTTACAGATAACAAAGGGACAAATATTGGGCATTTTAGGTAGGAATGGTGCAGGAAAAACCACTTTGATAAGGATTCTTACTACTCTTTTACTTCCTACAAGTGGAAAGGCTTTTGTTCTTGGTTTTGATGTAGAAAAGGAATTTAATAAGATAAGGTCTAAGATAAATCTCGTCTCAGGAGGCGAAAATCCAGGGTATGGAATACTCACCGTAAGAGAGAATCTTTTTTTCTTTTCTCAACTTTATGGGCTTAATCTAAGGGAAGCAAAAAGAAAAATTGATTTTTATATAAAGGAATTTGGACTTAAAGAAAGAGCAGAGAGCCTTCTTAATACTCTTTCTACAGGCGAGAAACAGAGATTGCAACTTATGAGAGGATTAATAAATGATCCTGAGGTACTTTTCCTTGATGAACCTACAGTAGGGCTTGATGTGGAATCCGCAAGATTTATAAGAAACTACGTGAAAGAATGGGTGAAAGAAGGGAATAGGACAGTAATTCTTACGACCCATTACCTTTCAGAAGTAGAAGAGCTTTGTAAATACATAGCTATTATTGATAAGGGTAAAATCCTTGCCTTAGATACGCCCATGGGATTAAAGGCTATGGTACAAGAGGATATAGTTTATGAGATTGAAGTCTCATATAGCGGTGATTTAGATCTTAATGAGATAAGAGGAGTTAGACTTATTGAGAAAAGATTTCTCGATGGAAAAATTTATATAAAGTTTTCTTTGAGGGAGGAAAATTTAATAAGCAATGTTCTTTCTTATATTAATGAAAAAGGAGAAAAAATTCTATTTTTGAGGAGGAAAGAACCATCCTTAGAGGAGGCTTTTATAAAGATTGTAGGAAGAAGGACATCAAAAGGGATCTTTTCTGGATCCCTTTTGATGTCCTTCTTCCCCTTCTTGGAGTGA